In a single window of the Bacillus clarus genome:
- a CDS encoding LrgB family protein, which yields MSQILVGIGWVLLTVLLYQLSKKIYKLFPTPFTIPMLVATALMVVLFMVLDIPYQQYMQSGGGWIAKLLGPGVVAFAIPLYKQRHVLQKYIVPIAGGVIVGTTVAIASDFIIASLMGTDKSLILSSLPKSVTMPVAMSVSEQVGGVPSLTAAFVVIAGITGTITGPILLKWSRVTNSVGKGIGFGCASHIMGVMRAMKNNEHEGVIGSVTMTLTAILTCLLGPLFAMMFM from the coding sequence ATGAGCCAAATATTAGTCGGAATTGGTTGGGTTCTTCTTACGGTGCTATTATATCAATTATCTAAAAAAATCTATAAGTTGTTTCCAACGCCATTTACTATTCCAATGCTCGTAGCAACAGCGTTAATGGTTGTCTTATTTATGGTGCTTGATATACCATATCAACAATACATGCAAAGTGGCGGTGGCTGGATTGCAAAACTTCTTGGACCCGGGGTTGTAGCTTTTGCGATTCCACTTTATAAACAACGTCACGTGTTGCAAAAATATATTGTACCGATTGCTGGTGGGGTAATAGTCGGGACAACAGTTGCGATTGCAAGTGATTTCATCATCGCTTCACTTATGGGGACAGATAAAAGCTTAATTTTATCTTCTCTACCAAAATCAGTGACAATGCCAGTTGCGATGAGTGTGTCAGAACAAGTTGGTGGTGTGCCATCATTAACAGCAGCTTTCGTAGTTATCGCGGGTATTACTGGAACGATTACAGGACCAATTTTATTGAAATGGAGCCGTGTTACAAACTCTGTTGGTAAAGGAATTGGTTTTGGATGTGCTTCTCACATTATGGGTGTTATGAGAGCCATGAAAAATAACGAGCACGAAGGTGTTATTGGATCGGTAACAATGACATTAACAGCAATTTTAACATGTTTGCTTGGACCGTTATTTGCAATGATGTTTATGTAA
- a CDS encoding CidA/LrgA family holin-like protein codes for MKFTKILVQIAALYVFYMVGTWGQEMLNIPIPGSLIGMFLLLVLLSLKVLPVKWFDLGAETLVAIMPFLLIPPTLGLMNYGAFFMSKGISLFITVVASTFLIIIVAGHTGQYLANRKEKETQ; via the coding sequence ATGAAATTTACAAAGATTCTTGTCCAAATTGCTGCTCTTTACGTGTTTTATATGGTTGGAACTTGGGGACAAGAAATGTTAAATATTCCGATTCCAGGAAGTTTGATTGGGATGTTTCTTTTACTTGTTTTACTTAGTCTAAAAGTTCTTCCAGTGAAGTGGTTTGATTTAGGAGCAGAAACACTCGTTGCGATTATGCCTTTTTTATTGATTCCGCCAACGCTTGGCTTAATGAATTACGGTGCTTTTTTTATGAGTAAAGGAATTTCTCTTTTCATTACAGTTGTAGCGAGTACGTTTTTAATTATTATTGTCGCAGGACATACAGGACAATATCTTGCGAATAGAAAGGAAAAAGAGACACAATGA
- a CDS encoding alpha/beta hydrolase — protein sequence MKLASPKPFTFEGGDRAVLLLHGFTGNSADVRMLGRFLEKKGYTCHAPIYKGHGVPPEQLVHTGPEDWWKDVMNAYQHLKDQGYEKIAAVGLSLGGVFSLKLAYTLPILGVVPMCAPMYIKSEEIMYQGILAYAREYKKREQKSPEQIEQEMFEFKQTPMNTLKALQDLIRDVRNNVDMIYAPTFVVQARHDEMINTDSANIIYNGVESTLKDIKWYEDSTHVITLDKQRDELHEDVYNFLEQLDW from the coding sequence ATGAAATTAGCATCTCCGAAACCATTTACATTTGAAGGTGGAGACCGCGCTGTTTTATTATTACATGGATTCACAGGAAACTCAGCTGATGTACGTATGCTTGGCCGTTTTTTAGAAAAGAAAGGCTATACTTGCCATGCGCCAATTTATAAAGGACACGGTGTACCACCAGAACAACTTGTTCATACAGGTCCTGAAGACTGGTGGAAGGATGTAATGAATGCTTATCAGCATTTAAAAGATCAAGGTTACGAGAAGATTGCTGCGGTTGGATTATCATTAGGCGGAGTATTCTCATTAAAGCTTGCTTATACATTACCGATTTTAGGTGTTGTACCAATGTGTGCACCGATGTACATTAAGAGTGAAGAAATTATGTATCAAGGTATATTGGCATATGCTCGCGAATATAAAAAACGTGAACAAAAATCACCAGAGCAAATTGAGCAGGAAATGTTTGAATTTAAACAGACACCAATGAATACATTAAAAGCATTACAAGATTTAATTCGTGACGTACGCAATAATGTGGATATGATTTATGCTCCAACGTTCGTTGTACAAGCACGCCATGATGAGATGATTAATACAGATAGTGCTAACATTATTTATAATGGTGTAGAATCCACGTTAAAAGATATTAAATGGTATGAAGACTCTACGCATGTCATTACGCTTGATAAACAGCGTGACGAGCTACACGAAGATGTATATAACTTCTTGGAGCAACTAGATTGGTAA
- a CDS encoding DUF5065 family protein, with protein MTFKINRFKSVALAGALAFGGFTAVELLQPSIQAQAAVADDWPYKTFPQLHNLSNNADLNFGNLKQGQTITAREVIGGGDWATVKIYRVMDDMSLARYKTITDSDPAENSATFTTQITTAYDPGNYVAVMQYGYEFEGKSYYSYFTGNIFTISK; from the coding sequence ATGACATTTAAAATCAACAGATTCAAATCAGTAGCGTTAGCAGGAGCTTTAGCATTCGGTGGATTTACAGCAGTAGAATTATTACAACCTTCAATACAAGCACAAGCAGCTGTAGCTGATGATTGGCCTTACAAAACATTCCCACAGTTACATAATTTATCAAACAACGCTGATTTAAACTTTGGCAATTTAAAACAAGGACAAACAATCACAGCTAGAGAAGTAATTGGTGGCGGAGATTGGGCAACGGTTAAAATCTATCGTGTAATGGACGATATGTCATTAGCTCGTTACAAAACAATTACTGATTCAGACCCAGCTGAAAATTCAGCTACATTTACAACACAAATCACAACAGCGTACGACCCAGGTAATTATGTGGCGGTAATGCAATACGGTTATGAATTTGAAGGAAAATCTTATTATTCATATTTCACTGGCAACATATTCACAATCAGCAAATAA
- the secG gene encoding preprotein translocase subunit SecG has translation MHTLLSVLLIIVSILMIVMVLMQSSNSSGLSGAISGGAEQLFGKQKARGIEAVLNRITVVLAVLFFALTIGVTYLNL, from the coding sequence GTGCATACGTTATTATCAGTTTTACTTATTATTGTATCGATTTTAATGATTGTTATGGTACTTATGCAGTCTAGTAATAGCTCAGGCCTTTCAGGTGCTATTTCAGGTGGTGCAGAGCAATTGTTTGGTAAGCAAAAAGCACGTGGAATTGAAGCGGTATTAAACCGTATTACAGTTGTTTTAGCTGTACTATTCTTCGCACTGACAATTGGTGTTACGTACTTAAATTTATAA